From the genome of Pseudoxanthomonas sp.:
TGCGGTCACGGTGGGCGAGGGCGACGCTGCGCGCGCGCTGGAAACGCAGACCCTGGCGGTGCTGGGCGGTGGCGAGCAATTGCAGCTGCGTGCCGGGCCAGGCGGGCACGCGCATGATCCTGGTGGCGGGCCGTCCGCTGCGTGAGCCGGTGGCGCGCTATGGGCCGTTCGTGATGAACACCAAGCAGGAGCTGATGCAGGCGTTCACCGATTTCCAGGAAGGTCGCTTCTAGGGGCATCGTTAGGGCTGCATCGGACGAGAAAGGCCGCCCATGGGCGGCCTTCAGGTTCTTCCATGTCCGGGTGCGCGCCACTTCATGTCGGGGACTGACCGGTAGCGCCGAGCAGCCGGGCAAGCGCAGCGTACAGACAGCAGGTGCCTCAATCTGTGCTGTGGTTGTCGGCGACCGGGCGGTCGCCGTCGAACTGCAGGTTCCTGGCGATGGACATCGCCGCTTCCAGCACGTCGTCCGAAGGTGCGTCGATCCAGATCTGCGCGTAGCGGTCGTCATCCAGTTCGACCACCGCCATGCGGGTCTTGGCATCCGGGCGATTGGCAATCGACGAGCGATACCAGCGGACCTTGTGGCCGTCGATCTTGCCTTTCTCCTCGCGCGCGCCGCTGGGCTTGTCTGGCTCCTTGCTGGTCAACATGACGCCGAAGGCCTGCACGCCCTGCGGGTCGAAGGCCTTGCAGATCACCAGGCTCGACGAGCCGCTCTGCTCCCACTGCAGGTTGGTGCCGGTCGGCAGGATGGGGCAACCGCTGGCGGTCTGGGCCAGGCTGAGGGGTGTGGCCAGTGACAGCAACAGGCCAGCGACGGCAACAAGGCAGGCTTTCATCGAACGATTCCCCAATCGTGCAGCGCCGGCCAACCGGCGGTGCGGAATGATGTGTGGACGCAACGGCCGGGAGCGCCTGCTTTCCCCGAATCCCCTGCAGGCGCTGATGCGTCACTCCGGCCGACGCGTGGTGCTGGGCGGCGCATCGCGACGTGCGGACACGTCACGGTTACCCCGCGCCGCACCATAAGGCATGACACAGCAGGGTGACAAATCCGGGACAGTCCAGCCTTGTGGACTGTGCGCTGGTTCAATGTTCCGGCAGGGGGATGAATTCCGGGTCGCCTTCGATCTTGCCGAAGCGGCCTTCCAGCCAATCCTGCTTGGCCTGTTCCAGGCGCTCCTTCGAACTGGACACGAAGTTCCACCACAGATGGCGCGGGCCATCCAGTGGTTCGCCGCCCAGCAGCATCGCCTTGAGCGGCGTCTTGGCGCGCAGCACCGGCCGGGTGCCGCGGTCCAGCACGATCAAGTGGCGGTTGGGGATGTCGACGCCATCCAGCTGGGCCTCGCCTTCCAGGATGTAGAGCGCACGCTCCACGGCGCGATCGTCGATGGCCAGCTCGGCCTCGGGCAGCAGATCTAGGGCGACGTTGAAGGTGTCGGCGAACACGCGCACCGGTGACTCATGGTTCCAGGCACGGCCGGCGATCACGCGCAGGGTCGCGCCGCCCTGCTGCCAGTGCGGCAGGGTGTCGGCGGCGTGGTGGTGGAACTCCGGCGCGATCTCTTCATCCGGCTTGGGCAATGCGCCACCCAGGTCTGCATGCCGTGCAGCGGCGCGTGGTCCACGCGTTCCAGCGCCGGCGTGCGTTCGGAGTGGGCGATGCCGCGGCCGGCGGTCATCCAGTTCACATCGCCGGGGCGGATCACGGTGTCCGAGCCCAGCGTGTCGCGATGGCCGATGGCGCCAGCCCACAGGAAGGTCACCGTCGCCAGGCCGATGTGCGGGTGCGGGCGCACGTCGATGCCCTTGCCGGCATCGAACTCGGCCGGACCCATGTGGTCGACGAAGACGAACGGCCCGACGCTGCGCGCCTGGATGCTGGGGACGGCGCGGCGGACCTGGAACCCGCCCAGGTCATGGACGCGGGGAGCGATCACGGTGGTCATGGCGAAGATCCTGCTGTGACGAAGGCGCGCAGGATCGCATGGGGGCGGCGCGTGGTCGTACGCGCCCGGCACAACGGATTGTTGCAATCGCTCAGCACGGGAGCGGGTCGCCACGCTGGGGCATCGGCCCGCGCCGCGACGCCAGCCGGTCGGCCAGGCGCGTGGGCTCGGGCAGGCGATAGCCGCGCAGCAGCGCCATGACGATGCCGACGGCATGGTCCATCGACACGCGGTGGCCCGGTGACACGACCAGCGGATTGCAGCGCAGCTTGCTGCGCAGCATCCAGGCGATCTGCTCGCCCTGATGGATCAGCGGCGTGCGCGCGCCGACTTCAGGACCCGGTGGCGCGAAGCGGCCGCACAGGACCTTCTTGGCTACGCCGATCGTTGGCAGGCCCGTGACCACGCCGAAGTGCGCGGCGATGCCCAGCCGACGCGGATGGGCAATGCCCTGGCCATCGACCACCACCAGCTCAGGCGTCGCCGGCAGGCGTTCCAGCGCCAGCAGCAGTGCTGGCAGCTCGCGGAAGCTCAGCAAACCGGGGACATACGGCATCGTGGTCGGGGTGCGCTCGACCACCGAATCCAGCAGCTGCAGCGTCGCGCCATCCAGCAGGACGGCGGCCGCACGCGTGGTGGCGCCGTCGTCTTCGAAACCGACATCGAAGCCGGCGATGGTGCGCGGCGACGCGGAAACTTCATCGACCAGGCTGACCTGTGCGGCCAGTTGGCTCTGCAGGGCGCGTGCGCCTGCGATGCTGCCATCCCAGTCGCCGAACGCGACCGGGTTCATGGCAGCTGCCCGCCGTAACGCCCATCGTCTGCATGCGGACTGCCGGCCGCCACGCGATCGACGCGGATCAGCCGGTCCGTTTCGTCGGCGCGCAACGGTCGAACCCGGCAGTCGCACAGCGTGTCGGCCAGCGGTGCGATGGAGGCTGGCTCGCCGACCACCAGCACGGTGCCGGTGTCGAAACGCTGCAGCCATTGCCGTGCGGTCTCGTCCAGCGGGCCACGCGAGAAATAGCGCTGCGGTGTCAGCCCGGGTCTGGCTTCCAATGTGGGAAGCACGGTGTCCTGGGTGGCGCGGAACTCGTCGACGTAGACCGCGGCCAGGTCACGACCGGCCAGCATTGCGTTAAGTGCCTGCGCACGCTGCTGGCCAGCGCTGGACAGTGGCGGGTCGTCGAGCAGGTCATCCATGGTGTCGGCGTGCGGCACCAGGATGAAGGTCAGGGTCGCCGACTGTTTGGCCGGGGCTTCGGGCGGCAGCGACGCGCAGGCGCCCAGCAGCAGGCAGGACACTGCGACCAGCAGCCTGCAGATTCCATTGCGCGTGCGCTGGAGGGTCATCGTCGTCTCAGGGTCTGCTCACGATCTTCTCGTCGAGTTTTGTAGCGCCGAGCTTGCTCGGCTGGGGACTTCCCCGGTAAAGCCCCAGCCGAGCAAGCTCGGCGCTACACGACTGCGCCATCTGGTCGTCAGGGAGGCGGGATTCCGATGCGTTGCTCATGGCGGGGGCTTGTCCAGGGTCTGCGCCCAGCCTGCGAAACGGCGCCGTAAAGCCGTGTGACCGGCTCAGTCGATGAACTGCAGGCGTGCCAATTCTGCGTACAGGCCGCCTTCGGCCATGAGTGCTTCGTGCGTGCCCTGGGCGACGATCCGGCCGCGGTCCATCACCACGATCCGGTCCGCCTTGAGTACGGTGGCCAGGCGATGGGCGATGACCAGCGTGGTGCGGCCGGCCATCAGCCGTTCCAGCGCGCTCTGCACGGCACGTTCGCTTTGTGCGTCCAGTGCGCTGGTGGCTTCGTCCAGCAGCAGGATCGGCGCGTCCTTGAGCAGCGCCCGGGCAATGGCGATGCGCTGCTGCTGGCCGCCGGACAGGCGCGCGCCGCGCTCGCCCAGCTGGCTGCCGTAGCCCTCGGGCAGTTCGCGCAGGAAGCCGTCGGCCTCGGCCGCCACTGCGGCGGCTTCAAGCTGTTGCGGCGTGGCATCCAGGCGGCCGTAGCGGATGTTCTCGGCGGCGCTGGCGGCGAAGATCGTCGGCGCCTGTGGCACCAGCGCGATCTGTTCGCGCAGCTGGGCCATGTCCAGCTGGCGCAGGTCCAGGCCGTCCACCCGGATCGCACCGGACTGCACGTCGTGGAAGCGCAGCAGCATCGACAGCACGGTGCTCTTGCCGGCGCCGGACGGGCCGACCAGCGCCACGGTTTCGCCAGGTTCGATCGACAGGGTGAAGTCGTCCAGCGCCGCCATGTCCGGGCGCGTGGGGTAGCGGAACGCCACATGGTCGAAGCGGATCTGGCCGCGCACCGGCAGCGGCAGGGCAAGCGTCTGCGCAGGTGTCTGCACCTGCGGGGTCTCGTCGAGCAACTCGCCGATGCGGCCCATGCCGCCGGCCGCGCGCTGCAGCTCGTTCCACACCTCGGCCAGCGAACCGACCGAGCCACCGCCGATCAGCGCATACAACACGAACTGGCCGAGCGTGCCGGCGCTCATGCCGCCGGTGATCACGTCGTGCGCGCCCGACCACAACACCAGCACGATCGCGCCGAACACCAGCGTGATCGCACCGGCAGTGACGAAGGACTGCGCGCGGATGCGCTTGCGTGCGGTTTCGACCGAAATGTTGACCGCGGTTTCGAAGCGCGCGCGCTCGTAGGGTTCGCGCGCATGCGCCTGTACCGTGCGCACCGCACCCAGGCTTTCGCCGGCCAGGGTGTTGGCATCGGCCACGCGGTCCTGGCTGGCACGCGAGATTTTCCCGAGCTTGCGCGCGCCCAGGATGATCGGCACCACCGCCAGCGGAATGCCGACCAGCGCGAACGAGGCCAGGCGCGGGCTGGCGATGAACATCATCACCACCGAGCCGATCACCGTGACCGAGCTGCGCACCGCCACCGACATCGCGCTGCCAACCACGCTGCGCAGCAACTCGCTGTCGGCCGACAGGCGCGAGACCAGCTCGCCGCTGCGATTGCGGTCATGGAACTGCGCGTCCAGTTCCAGCAGGTGGGCGTAGAGCTTGCGGCGCAGGTCGGCGACCACGCGTTCGCCCAGCAGCGAGACGAAATAGAAGCGCGCCGCGCTGGCCAGGGCCAGCACCACGGCCACGCCGAACAGGCCCAGGAACGCCTTGTCGATATTGGCGCCGCTGCTGAAGCCATGGTCGATCATTTGCTTGACCGCATACGGCAGGCTCAGCGTCGCGGCGGAGGCTACGGCCAGGGCGACGATCCAGCATACGAACAGCCCCATGTGCCGGCGCACGAACGGCCACAGCGCGCGCAGGCTGCCCAGCTTCGGTTTGGGGCGCGTTGCCTCGGTGGCGCCGCTGGCGGGGAGCGTGCTGGCTTCGGGGGAGTTCATGGGTATTCCGGCAGGAGGAGAGAGCATTGCAGCGGGGACATCGACCGTCGCCAGCCGTGCAGGTTCCCGGAACGGGCGCCTGCCGGGCCAGGATCAATCCCGGGCAACAGGGACGGCATCGGCTGGGCCAGCGCATCGCACCCGGTCACGGGTGGCGTCGCGCAGATGGTTTTTCAAGGCTTGGGCCTGGTCGGCGGGCAGGCGCAGACGCAGATGTGCGCCGTCGGCGTCGAAGCCTTCGTCCAGTTTCTCAGCCGAAAAAGCGGCCAGTGCGGCATGGACGTGGCCCAGGTCGTCGAAGCCGCAGGTGATCTCCAGTTCGACCAGCGCCAGCAGCGGCACGCACGCTGTCTCGCGCAGGGCGCTGGCGGTGCAGCCTCCATAAGCGCGGACCAGTCCACCCACGCCAAGCTTGATCCCGCCATACCAGCGGGTGACGACCACGGCGATCTGGTCGAAGCCGGCGCCGTCGATGGCGGCCAGGATCGGCCGGCCGGCGCTGCCGCCGGGTTCGCCATCGTCGCTGGAACGGAACGCTTCGCCCACGCGCCAGGCCCAGCAGTTGTGGGTGGCGCCGGCTTCGCTGGCATCAGCGATGAAGGCCATGGCGGCCTCAGGCGAGGCCACTGGTCCGGCATGGACGATGAAGCGGCTGTGCTTGATCAGGGTTTCCTGCCGGAGCACGCCGGCCAGGGTGTCGCTCATGGCAGCAGCGGACGCAGGTCCTCGGGGATCGCCACGTCTGGATGCGTTTGCTGGAACACCTGCAGGCTGGCGCGGGCCAGCGCGCCATGGCCTTCGAAGCGATGCTTGCGGATGCGCCGCAGCCATTGGTCCGGCGGCAGCTGGCTGTCTTCCGCAACGGCCGCCTGTTCGGCCGTCGCCGCTGCTGCTTGGCTTTCGGTGTACGCCAACACCGTGGGCGCCGATGGTGCGGCGTAAAGCACGGCACGGCGTTCGCTGCGGTGCTGGGTTTCTTTCGATTGATCCATCTGCACCTTGCGTGCCGCGACGGCCTCACGGTCCGCCCCCAGATCGGGCATGGGCGTCGGTGCTGGAGGCTGCGGTGGCGGCGCGTAGCGCTGGAACGCATCAGCGACGGGCGCGGGCGGAGCCGGAGGCGCTGGCGGTGTGTAGGTCTTCGCCTGGCGAGGTGCCGGTGCCGGGGCGGGCGCGATGCCTGCAGGCGCCTGTGCTTCGGCACGCGCGGCTTGTGCCGGCGCATCAGGGGCATACGTCGCCGGTGGTGGTGCGGCTTCCATCACCGGTGCTTCGGGCGGTGGCGGCAATGGCTG
Proteins encoded in this window:
- the nfi gene encoding deoxyribonuclease V (cleaves DNA at apurinic or apyrimidinic sites); this translates as MNPVAFGDWDGSIAGARALQSQLAAQVSLVDEVSASPRTIAGFDVGFEDDGATTRAAAVLLDGATLQLLDSVVERTPTTMPYVPGLLSFRELPALLLALERLPATPELVVVDGQGIAHPRRLGIAAHFGVVTGLPTIGVAKKVLCGRFAPPGPEVGARTPLIHQGEQIAWMLRSKLRCNPLVVSPGHRVSMDHAVGIVMALLRGYRLPEPTRLADRLASRRGPMPQRGDPLPC
- a CDS encoding histidine phosphatase family protein, yielding MTLQRTRNGICRLLVAVSCLLLGACASLPPEAPAKQSATLTFILVPHADTMDDLLDDPPLSSAGQQRAQALNAMLAGRDLAAVYVDEFRATQDTVLPTLEARPGLTPQRYFSRGPLDETARQWLQRFDTGTVLVVGEPASIAPLADTLCDCRVRPLRADETDRLIRVDRVAAGSPHADDGRYGGQLP
- a CDS encoding ABC transporter transmembrane domain-containing protein; the protein is MNSPEASTLPASGATEATRPKPKLGSLRALWPFVRRHMGLFVCWIVALAVASAATLSLPYAVKQMIDHGFSSGANIDKAFLGLFGVAVVLALASAARFYFVSLLGERVVADLRRKLYAHLLELDAQFHDRNRSGELVSRLSADSELLRSVVGSAMSVAVRSSVTVIGSVVMMFIASPRLASFALVGIPLAVVPIILGARKLGKISRASQDRVADANTLAGESLGAVRTVQAHAREPYERARFETAVNISVETARKRIRAQSFVTAGAITLVFGAIVLVLWSGAHDVITGGMSAGTLGQFVLYALIGGGSVGSLAEVWNELQRAAGGMGRIGELLDETPQVQTPAQTLALPLPVRGQIRFDHVAFRYPTRPDMAALDDFTLSIEPGETVALVGPSGAGKSTVLSMLLRFHDVQSGAIRVDGLDLRQLDMAQLREQIALVPQAPTIFAASAAENIRYGRLDATPQQLEAAAVAAEADGFLRELPEGYGSQLGERGARLSGGQQQRIAIARALLKDAPILLLDEATSALDAQSERAVQSALERLMAGRTTLVIAHRLATVLKADRIVVMDRGRIVAQGTHEALMAEGGLYAELARLQFID
- a CDS encoding YigZ family protein, translated to MSDTLAGVLRQETLIKHSRFIVHAGPVASPEAAMAFIADASEAGATHNCWAWRVGEAFRSSDDGEPGGSAGRPILAAIDGAGFDQIAVVVTRWYGGIKLGVGGLVRAYGGCTASALRETACVPLLALVELEITCGFDDLGHVHAALAAFSAEKLDEGFDADGAHLRLRLPADQAQALKNHLRDATRDRVRCAGPADAVPVARD